The genomic window tgaatttgaagaGGTGGCCGATCGAAATGACAGTAATTTTCGACATCTGGTGTCACCTTTTCTTCCTGGAACCTCAATTAACATTTCTGCCGACGTTAAATCCTGAGGGACTCATCTCGGCGGAACGACCCGGATTCGTGTCAGGTTCCGCAGGATGCCGCTGCTTCGGGACAAACTCGTCCTGCTTCGGGACCCAGAAGAACTCGGCGGGCAAGGGACGCACCTCGGATAGGAATTAGGATAGGCAGGACCTACGACTAGCAGGACTTCCAGAGCCATATGGCAGTGGGACCGAGAGGCTCGTGCCACCGCAGCGGAAGTCATATTTTTATCTCTTGACCAATTATGTTTAGTCATTGTGATGGAACACTGAAACAACTACTGCAGGCACACGCCATACCTTATGGTGGCCAATTCCGAAACGGCGATGACGGCAACGCGAGTCGAATGGTAAACGAGAACTAGGACTCGTACTCGCCCTCGTTCTTTACCTATTttctaccattttttttttatactcgttAATTCGAtctttcttattattattattgttattttttggCTTCGTCATTTCGAGTCCAAAACGTTTCTTTGCGCAAAAAATAACGATGGTAAAATAGTTCTCGTTGAGAAGTGAATTGTTGATTTTCATCCTCGTTGTAcagttttacaaaattatcctttatttacaaaatcttGGAAAAATACAATGCGACACAATCGTACGTCGTGGTTCGAGCACAATGGGTGTACAATAAATGATGAATTCTTTGGTACTTGGAATGATTTATAATATTAGAAAACTAATTAGTCAGATTCGTAATACTTGAGGTTAGTGGATATTTCGATAGTTACGTTATATGTTGTGGATCTCGTGGCCTTtggtaatttaaataaaataaggttTTCGTCGATTTAAGGGTAATAGAATATATTTAATAGTTCCTATAGTTACATAGTCAgtagaaataaattgttcaTGTCGTGATTCTGCGTGTTGTTCGGGTATCTAAGTTAATCAAGTCTGTTTTCGATGGCTGATTTGAAAAGAGTTTCAAAATTGTAGTTCGCTATTAATTTGTAGTACACGTACACGGGGAAAATCCGAGCCGTTGAATAAAACTTTTGACTAGACACGAAAGGGTCGAGAACACTTAACCCTAGGACAAGAAGTAATGcaattctttgaaatattattacgcAAAGATAAAGAGTATTGGTCAAGTAGAGAAATTTTCCAGCACGTTGCACTGACGTGATGTTCGTTCATTTAATCATAgcgatcaatttttaacgatacgaatcattgatttttttattcaaccgtACGTGACGTGGAACTTATGTACAAAAAACTGAGATCATAAAGCTCGTCCGAATAAGGCACGGAATTCACGCTAATTCTAGTTACAGGTTAGAAGAAAACTAaacgatataataaataattgtgtACTAGGCTTTTAACatcataaaaaataagaaaattaccACATTATATAATCTTTGGATTGTTAGCTGTCTCTTTGTGCGTCGGTAATGAATGACGCATAAAACTGTACGCTAATTGATTTATAACtacgtataaaaattaatctagAATCTTTGCACACATTTTCGCACACATTCAAACTTATAcgttacacaatatactatatataataCTTTTCGCACAATATATGGTGTCGAGTGAACTCAATTCTTTGTTCATAAATTCGGCCATTGACCCTGgagtaaaaattgaatcgaCCTCGATGCGTCAATTTTCAGCGTCCACCGATACAACTTCCAATTTCCCATCATCGTTTCCCGTCGTGTCTCTCGAGCAAATCGCAAAGTGCGGCGATGTAAGTCTGAGCCATTTGCAGGGTTTCGAATTTGCTCAGCTTGTGATCAGCCCCCAGACTCGGAACGACTTCCCTCAGTTTATCGAATGCGTCGTTCAGCCCGTTCATCCGTCTCCTTTCCCGCGCGTTGGCCGCGAGCCTTCGTCTCTTCAAAACGTTCGGCGAGGGCGGCACGTCGCGAGATCGTCGTCGTCCTCTCCTCGGGCTTGACGTAGGCGAGGTTTGGACTTTCTGAGGAATCAAAAAATGCTAACTTTCTTTGACCTCGCCGAACAAACTCTCCCTCTCAATTGCGGATCGAGCTAAACCCTTTCCCGAGTGTCCTTGAAGCACGGGAAGAAGGATACGCGATCGTTGCGCAATCGTTCGGACGGCGTTGCATGTCTGCTTGGGGTAGATAAAAGACTCGCACTCACCTGAGTCGACGAGACTGGATCCCAGCACAACGATCTCATTTCCGTTTCCGTTTGAAACGAGGTCGACTCACCGGGATGAAATCTTGGCTCTTGGGGCGGGGTTTCGTAACAATAAGTCGGTGGCTGATAATCCGTCGAATTCTCCTCGTAAAAAGTTGACCTCGGTGACGTCAGGTTCTGCTCCGTAGCATTGGTGGCTCGCTGCGACTCAAACCTGAGATCATCCGGATGCGTGTCGTGAGAGAACGGAACACTAAAGTGGTCTTTGATattttatcagattttttggaaaatatctGAACAGCCGGAACGGTCATTTTAAAACATTTGTGTAAGTTTTTTCCAACTCATCAGCGCATCTCacaatttgtacaaattatacaacgTTAGGAGAGAGAAATAAGGTGAAGTGTAAATTTAGAAATCTTAAAATATTCGGACAATGTTAAATTCAACTATTGGTACCGTGTCAAAGTGAGGAAGCTAATAACGAACCGGACAGCTGTATTTGTTTGCTAAAAAATGACTAGAATATTGCAATACAAGACCGTCGATGGGAAACTCGACTCACCGTTGCGGGGTTAAAGGAGTTAGTACACCATAGGGTCCTCTCTCgtatccttccggtgtcctgGGATGAAAGTCCGCGGGCTCCCTGTGATAGTCCGAAAATTCGAGATCTCTTCTCGGTGTAACATCGCCGTCAGGTTGATAGGCATCTCTGTAGGGTCCTCGCATAGTTTCGTAGCTCGGCGAGGTGTAGGGTGATTGATAATTAACAGGATCGAACGAGCGGTTCGGGGTCGGGTAAATCGGCGTGAGCATTTCGGAGGACGACTGATTGTAACCGCTGCTACTGTGGTGGTTCGACAGGAGGGCCATTTTCTTAGCCGTATTTGAAAGTCCCAGCTGATTAGAAAGTGTCAAATGTCCGGGCTGCTCCTCCTCCGAAAGGATCGCCCCGGATCATCACCTTCCCGCGGTTTTTCCTCACCGTTCGATTCTCATCGCGATTCGGACGGATTGCGACGACGCGAACCGCCAACCGACACTTTAACGAACCACCCGTGCTTGCCGATTTACTTACTCTCAGCGACCGGAGTCGAGGCGATTATACCAGACCAAGTAAACCACTGTGACCATCACCAACACCTGTGGAATCCTGCGTCGGGCTGCAGTCCGATCGACAGAGAGGTTGCCGGTTGAATGTGGCGCGTGCCAGGGCGGCACTTCACCACGTTAACATATGGCCATACGAACGGAGCTCATCCCTAGATACCTATGCACCTGGTGCATGCCACCTTCTTCCCTACGCCAAACTTATCCGGGGCATCGCTTCGGGAGAAGCCCCTGTTTACCTTCCTACATTCTCGATTCTGATGTGTTGGTGTCTAGTTTACGTGCTGGAAGTGTTTTTTcccctccctttctctctGCAATACATGCATACGATGTAAGTCGCCTCttttaatattgtttaaaGAGACCAACTTTGACTACTGGACAGCTGATGCGGCGGTTCAACCGCTCGAAAGCGGACTCGGacttatatttatacgttTGTCGTGCGGATTCATTCTCAACTTATGATTGGAAAGCATTAACGAATGTACGTTTCTTCAAGtggaccaatttttttcacttgtcaCAATCCCAATGCCAATATATCACGATTCGTAacgataaattaaataaaatcaggTCTGCATTATCACTCTCAATTCGAATGTCATGTCACGATCCGTAACACTTGGAAAGACACTGACACACCCGAGTCAGATGACTAGACAACTTTTACTGAACGCTGGAAGTAGGAATCACTCGAGTTTTGTTGATTTGCTTCGACATttttcgcccccccccccccccccccccctttcaTTTTACTAGTCGAAATATTGCGATGTCAAAAAATCACCTTTCCAACGCTAAAACCTTAATTAACAACCCTGTCTCTTTCTTGATTTTACTCAAGTATATTTGCTATCGATACACGAAGAAAATCATAGGCAGACTTGACTGAAATGTTTCGATAGATTTACGGTCGCGATTTCTGAATCCAATGGTTGTTATTTTTGCGTTCCCGTCTACTTTGCAAGGATTCCTATCGATGTGGTATAAATACTTCGAAGTCATTGACGAAAACTTTCCCTCTCTGTTACGCTATTAGTTTTCTCTATCCGTCATAGTTCCGCCTGCCCTAAGTCAGGCTCACGTGCCGCTCGCTGTGGTCTccattgaaaattaatttccaattttcaatttccgattTATTTGTGGTGGCGGCGGTGGTAGTGGTAAATTTTCGAAGCCGCTTTCAAGAGCGGTCGTCGACGACAGATGCGCGAACAATGGAACCCGCAACGGGACAGAGACCGGCCATAATGAGGTTAAGAACAATAAAGGATACCGAAAAGGCgggagagacggagagaagGAGCACGAGAGAGAGCGAAAGAAGAAACCAACCCACCAACGAGGTACCCGACGGCACGCGACCAGACGACCCGGTCCTTTCCGCACTTCAGACTCCAAGTTTTCAGGATTAGACGATCCGCGGGAAACCAGGGAGAGGAATCACGCCAAAGAGGTTCATCAATATTCGAAGATTCAATTCGAGGAGCGTTTTGCCTAGAGATCTTCTCGTAGGTACGTTCTTTCGGCATTAATTGCCGAGCAGACGTCGGGACATGGGGCTGCTTGTTATTCGTGGGTTATGCACACCGTAGGTACGGTGTTTAGCGCAAGTTGGCGCTGATCGTAGGGGATAATTAGCCCCGTCTTGGGTTAGTTCCCGTACTCCGTCTCCGAGCCCTCCTCGCCGAAAGGAAGTAGACGCGGGGTATTCCCAACGACAATTGGTTCTTGAGAAAAAAGGCAAGGTGCAAGAAGGCAGATCTTGGCTCGATACCGTGTAGTCGGTACCGGTACCCACCTCGTATGCCTACGCGCACGTTGAGCCGTGGGAGTAACGCTGAgaacaatttcatttgttacagtaactggaaaaattgagtaaaatgggtatcgttaaaaacaactgtttgaatattgttggaattacgaaaaacgaggtacgcctaaccattttgctctattgtcgatccttttttggtaattgcaacgcaaaatctacttttttagttaaataaggctttaacgtcggtttattgttgcacaagcgttaaattttcgcaacagttagaagaaaatatagGTAAGAgagatcgtaatgagaaagaatagtaacggatactagactttccggtaacagctagaaaactaattttctttttctacctATAACTATATtattcgattgtggtaaaagataaaaatagttaaggactgagcggtgaCCGGAATTAgccttattttttttgaatcggttagttaacaataaattttttggggaaaaaaaaagaatttgaagTAATTAGTTTTTCAGTTGAAGTGTACTATGATTGCAATAATTAGTAGCCTACCAAATTGCTCCCTCGCCTACAATttgattcttattttcactTAACGCTTACATGAGAAGCGGACCTGCAGGCATCGGCTGCTGCgcctttgaaaaattgtactttAGCTCGTCCTATCCAATTATCGGATTCCGAATGGGGTGGGGATTCGCCCACGCCCGATGAAAGCATGTGATGAGTGTATGATAGATGTTGTTTTCTGTTTCGACAATCTGTAGACTCGGCGTTGAGCCCTGCACCCGTGCTCCTTTCGGATACATTCGTCCTAGTCCGCAGTTTGTACCACCGGTCACTGACTAACTGACTGACGGACTGACTGAGTGAGTGAATGAGTGAGTGAGCGAGTGACTGGGTCGGTTGCCATATGGTATTGAATTCAACGAGAGATTGGTTCAGCTATTCCTCTCTCTGACCATTGAATAGCATTTTTCAGGAAAATTTACCGCGAAACTCGCGAATCACTTGTGACTTGGAACTGATGAGGCACGGGAGAAAGCAAGATTGCTGGAACGGTATCTTTCCGAAGGGCTGTGATTTTTATTCGACAATTTTTACAGTGCTGTGTATAACGTTTTCATGTTTCATTTGATTCGGCTATTCTTGCATCGATGAGAGTAGAGTAAAGTACGACATCGAGTTGCTCAGAATCTGTAACGCGAAACATTGCTGTCAAATATCGCGTGAAATCCTTTCAGACTTGTTTCCAATTCTTGTAACAGGATTGACAGgacgaaagaaaagaaaaaacgaataacGAAGACTCGTGATATTACTCACACTACAGTAGTTTTCCATCGACATGAGACAAAATTTTCCCGCAGTGATTTCGCACACCTCAAGACTTCTCGCCATCATTTGAAGCAGCAGCTTTCGGGTGCGAATGGAAACGCGAAACCATTCGATTTCATAACTGGAAATAAGAGACGAGGACATTGACGCGAGTCGATAGAGTGGCAAAAGGAGCAGAAGATCCTCGCACCGTTGATTCGTCATCGAGTTTTGGCCTCGTCAACGAGTGACATCGTCCTCGTACTTCCTCCTATTCCCAGCCGTATTATAAGCCGTCGCTACGGGGCAAGAACTAAATGCTGATTTACAGAGCACTAGGCATTAAGTAAGACGTACTGCAAAGTGAGTCGGAGGACAAGAAACCGGCTAATAGCTAGGAGATAACGGTGGCCGTTCACTCGGGCATTAGACACGGAGAAGGAGAAGGTGGGGAAAAAGTGTTACCCACGTTGCTCGGTGGACGCTTAAGCTCTGGTCCATCAGCTCGTGCGACGGCCAACTGTACGATAATAGATGCAGcattaataacaatatcaCCGCGAAGTACCTGACCAGTTCCTCGGGCTTCGCCAGTTTCGTTACCGCCTGAAAGGTGATCGATAATAATTTGACGAAATCACAGCAATTCTTCGTCTCTTATTATTTGATTCgttaattgtttcattttaatgATTACGTGTAGGCCGGTGATACTCATAAGCAGACAGCAGGCACCGACTTGAAATAATTGGGCTGTCGTGTAAGCTGACTCGATCTCACATGCGtatctgaaaatttaattcccGTCCAATACAAAAGTTTGAAACACCGCAAAGTCCTTCAGTTTTAACGAATCATTGCGGAAAAACAGAGCATTAACGCAGTAGGTGCTAATTAAGAATATTATCGAACAGATATTTGCAGGACGTTCAGTCGCGTTGGAATTCTTCCCGAATATGGATCCTTTGGGGCTTTTTGGATCCGTCTGTTTCTAAATGTTGCTCGAAACTTTTTGCAAGACTCAAAAAGGAGAGCCAGGAGATCAATGcacgttatatgtatatatataacaagGTTTGTTTTTCTGAACAAACTTTGAAAGTGCCAATTTTGAACGCGGTACTTGATTAGCGTAAATACAGAGCGTTTTGACACTGCTATACCGTCGTAACGTCGCGCGCATTAGCAGAGTAATATGACAACAAAGcgttttgatgaaaaaattaagcacCGAAGTTTCGATCAAGGCACGCAATTAGCACCTAAGGAGCAGCTAATCTTTTTTGACTCGGCTCTGCCGCTGCATCATCCATGCTTCAGTTTCACGAATCGTATGtcgaaagtttaaaaatattgtcgcAACTTGTGGAGTACACAATTTTCTAATGACTGGTAAAACGTATCCCTAGCTCTGATTGAGACAAACCGTATAGCTTCCTTGTGAAGATAGATGCACAGTTTAGTCCTCTTGTATACAAAATCATCGATTTCAGGAGGATTCAAATCGACGTCGAGATTTCCCGGCTCGATTATACGCGTCAATCGATACCTACGGATGTATCAATTATATGACACAAGTAGGTAAATTATAAGCTTGCGTAGCACACTTGCCTCAATATTGCAAATTTGGCACAACCGTGCTGCTGATAAACGGTGAACGTCGAGTCAACGCCGATAATTATTGTCACGAAGAAAACCGTCGCGACGTAGGCGTGGAGCGTCATCAAGTAAAAGTACTTCTCCGTGTCGATGTAATCCGCCGCTATGTAAGGCAGACGTCTACGCGTTTCGGTCTTATTCTCTGACGAATTCGCTAGTTGAAGGTTTGATAAAATTGGCGGTAATATGAAGAAAGACATGCCGGTATACATGACGTCTGAAAATATCGACAAGCGGAATTTTACgagaattttcaagttttttttttcttttattctccGCTATTTCTCTTCTCCAGCGAGAATCGagcgaaaaaatttgtcaattcaTCCACGGGAGAAACGTAAGTCGATTTACTCACATGCGTACATCTTCGTCAACTTGACACCTTCTTCGGCGTATCGTTTCACGATCGTCGTTTCCTGGTCAGAAACGACGGATACGTCCCAGTCTTTCTGGATCTTTGTCAGCAAGTTTTTCATCttgtcagaaatatttttctgttaaTATACTTATTTCCAATTCACAATTATACAAACTGATGTTACGTTTCTAGATAATTGTCACACATAATGGCTTATCATCAATCGATTGTCATTATCGTTACCTTATCGCTATTTGTAACCGCATTGACCACTTTTATTCCGCACAATATCGCAACACCGAGAGGGGACAGGCATTCTATAACATCGTCCATGTTGTTTCTCACCTCGAGCATACCtaaaaactgtaaaaattgTGTTCACAGAATCGGAGCTGttagtttatattttcaggGAGCGTGAGAAATGTAGGTGGTGATTGTCttggttttattttcttcgtttcttttcctttctctctctttcccttttACCTGCATGAAGAACAAACTTGACGTAAAAGCGAACAGAACGCTCAAACCCATTCGACTTTCCCAAGGCGTTTGATAGGGCCAAAGGCCAATCGATGACAGAAACAATCTGTTCAGTTTAAAGTAAGTTTCAACGCGATCCGAGACTCGCGACATTTTCCGAACGCTTTCAAGAAAATGCGACGAACGTGTGAGGAAAAATACACCCATGAACGACGATTATATCGAACTGTGCCAATTTTACGAATTCTCTCAGAGGGTAAGTTAATTGGGATAATTTATATCGTGTAACGTCCGCATATCGATTATCGACTGGTAGATATACGTAGATAATTCGCGTTAGCTTAGGCTAATTCATCGTATAAGTAAATTTGCAAATGAAGGAATAGCTAATTGCGCcgagttgaaagaaattcgTCCTCTCACTTTTGTATCAGATCACGCGATATCcacgataataaaaatattgcgcttggaggatttcaatttttaaaacaaatatgAAACAACTCGCCCGACATCTTGCTCGAAGTACGGTTTTTATCGATGAATGTAATCAACTGCGAGGTCTGTATAATCGAATCACATTAACGATACCGATAAGTTGACGACTATGGTTACGAGGTTAGCATTTCAGAAATAAAGGTTTTCGAGGAAAATGTCTGTCACTGCTTGAGGAGACACACAGATTGAATATGAAATCCAACAAAACAGACAATTTATTGAACGACgtaaaaatcacaaaatttaTAGCACAAACAAATTAGTGAAACATGAgttcatttaattattattatcattatcatcatcattattattattattattgttaataatttttttcttctttttttttttctcttttcttcgtACACGAATATGTGAAATTGGAAACGTATCTCGGAGGGATAGAATAGGGCCCAATTAATTACCTAAGAGGTACGGCACCGACAAACAAAAATACTAGTTCGTTGGTTCGAACGaagttttctcttttctcgtttacgtatcttttcttttctttccatttaATTCCGTCTTACATTTCATGTCACTTCTTCTTCGTCATTCATacttatcattttcattttctcgtaCTAGTGCTTTTGCCTCACGGTGTTCGTTAAGTCTAAGAGAAAGGCTATGGGTTTCCCCAGTCATCATATGCttaatcattattatacaaGATTTTTCTATTAATGTCAAAATGAATGCTTCGTTTCAACGTCGAGTCTTCGTCGGTCTCCAAGCAACTCCCCGAGTCCTTtcggtatatatatgtatacagacatacatatgtatatgtatagacgTGCGCATAGATGGATCGCTGAGCAAATACTTTTGGCTCTTTGGTTCCTCCAggtttgttaaaattttcagtGCAACGACACAATCATTATGTTATGTATCATAGATAAAACTGCGACGCGTTTACCCTTCGATTTCGAATATTCTCGTACCTAGATAcctttatatatttatgcaaGTGTCTATGCATGTATTCACGTGTGTGCATATGTCTGTATGCATACATCTGTGTCGGGTAGCTCTATGTATTATCGCACAGCGCATTCATTTTGCCCTTAACAATTGGCGTCTTAAATATTTAGTATACAGGGAAgggaattatattttatattatacatatatatgtatatatacatatatgtatgtatagataaTGTATGATTTGACGATAGaatgaaaactcttcaagctaCTCACGCtttcatatattttatgtgtatatacatgtatatatatatatatatatacatatatatatatatatttgttttttttttccgtaagcTTATGTACCTCTTACTCAACACTTATCTAAACATGTTTACAAGTAGTCGTACGTACGTATCATGCTATTGTTACGGTTTTTACTTTCTTTGTTCAAATTGTCTGATTGTATTGCGGCAACTTTAACCGAGAAGGTACgatttgtttcgttttttttttcttttctttttttatcttagTCTCTTTTTACGATGTTATCAGAAATTCAGATACCATCTCGATATATTACAACGTCGATATATTAGAATTAGACAGTATTtgcgttccttttttttttctttttttctttttatctttcgattcttttttcccctAAGTTCAGTCATGGTTGTTTAATTCTTTCTATCTTTttaacgtttttctttttctgctcTTCTTTGAATCTTCTTACGCGACCGTTGCAGTAGACGATAATATACCTTGTTCCGTCGAACGTTATGCACAATACCTAGATACAACACATCGTGACAAAACCGGAAATAATACACAACACACCGTTGAACGAcattgttttctcttttttttccatttttttttttttttttttccttttgtttcCTCATCTTTTGCAATACAAATCACTATTTATCATCGTCCTCAATGTCGCTGTTAATTTTCTTCCCTTATTCAATATCCCGCCATGATATTATACAGGTATGCATTACGTTTACAAAGGAATAGAAAAGAGatttggaattattatttccatttatatagcttatatatatatatatgtatatatagatatacagcCTTGAACTTCAACGCGTATTCACTGCACTATTACATCAATAACTTCGCaggtatttttaattttagtttttattctttccttCGCCTTCGTTCATCTTTGTTGGCATTTCAAAGACGAAGTTCTTGGCGAcagtcgaaaataaaaaaaaaaaaaaagaaaaagaaatgtgaAGGAAGTGAGATTTGTGGTGCAGAGTTTGGAGGTTTCgactctttttttctttcttggatagagagaaagagagtgggagagagaaagagtgtgAGAGAGATAgtgagagagagtgagagataAAGAGTTGGGTATATggatttaaaattgaattattattattacaagaTGATGTGTTAACAAGTCAGTGATGTCGATTAGttggtttccttttttcatcgcttttcttttaaattgaaattttacagcGTGACAAAGTATATGGAATTATCGGAATATTCCACATATTATATGTAAACAATTCACCTATCTAGAATTCATGACGTTTATCGCATAATTGCGTTAAAGtcgtttgaataatatttatatatacaatatactagTAAATCAATTGCTTAGATCAAATCAGGATTTtatcatatacgtataataataataataataatttatatataatctCGTACGCGTGgcaagatttatttttacttcttattattttatttaattttctttctttccttcttaataaatcttttctttttttccgttcaTTATCCGTatacacctttttttttcatttttttttttttttttttgtcaattaacACTAGAACTACCAGTACCGGTTAATACGACTGCGTTTACTACTTCACGTTACATTTGTTTCTCGCAATGATGTACATTGACTTTTACACCGATAACAAGAGGAGTGAtacaatgaattttatttttatttcattagaCTGGTTTTACAAtgtcatttttaaattcttacgTCATGTTGTACTTTTACCTCGGTAGTTCTAACGTTAAAATCCAAGTTTTGCCGTCAGGTGTTACGCATATCATGTACAGAATTATACCGTGGAGCAGATTCGATCATTCTAACAGTCATATAAGTTTTATTCCAATTACAAAAATGTTGTCTGGATGAGATAATGGATAATCGTGTCTTGCAGCGAGTACATTTGTTCCATGTCTCTTTACTTGTACATAGTTTCGATTACTCGTCCgcgtgaattaaaaattcttcctTCGTccaaaattattatacggtTTGACGTTTCGGTGATCGGTTGTTACTTATACGATTCAATACGTATTATTGTATCGTATACGGATATGACGGATATACGTAATAGGTACAATGATGGCGATTACGATGACGCGATAGAAATAAAACTACGAAATACTtacttgaaattgaattacagGTATGGTAAATTATCAGTTGAGAAGTAAGATTCGTAGGTAGTACAAGGTTTTGATATTTTGGTTAAACGGGTTTACAAATTTACAGGAATCAAAGATATCATGTGAATAAGCTGCTCGTGCTGTTGTACTAAACGAGGTATCGAAGATATGTTTACTGCCCATTTTTGCATATCCCGCAGTCGATTGCACTACTTATTGACGAATaagcttttttcaaattttcaaatcttggCCACTGGATTTCGTATTCAAATATCAATTCACATTAATTTCGCGTAACGAGCTGcgcgcaaaattttttccgcgGCTTTtcgaacaaataaaaataataggttaaataataacaatcaaaCGCATCGCATCAGTACAGATCATCCGTTAGATTTCTTTATCACTCTTATTTTATGCTCACATGATATCTTCATTTTATAGGACAAGGGGGTGAGAGTGGTTCGCAAGGTGTTAAAAATGTTGCACAAACTCATCGCAAACAACCTACAATGCGggttatttaatttaaaatgtattatattaCGTTTATAGTAATCGGCTGAATgccgaatgaatgaataattttaattttacatatGCGGGATAATTTATTGAACAAGACGAGAAACGTAGAATGATAATACAGGCTACCCCGATTGAATAGTTTTTGCTCACTCGCGAAATTGCATGTATCAGGTGAATTGAATTTAGATAACagtatttacaaattttcacaactactcctttctttattat from Neodiprion lecontei isolate iyNeoLeco1 chromosome 1, iyNeoLeco1.1, whole genome shotgun sequence includes these protein-coding regions:
- the LOC107225064 gene encoding protein atonal homolog 1-like, with the translated sequence MALLSNHHSSSGYNQSSSEMLTPIYPTPNRSFDPVNYQSPYTSPSYETMRGPYRDAYQPDGDVTPRRDLEFSDYHREPADFHPRTPEGYERGPYGVLTPLTPQRFESQRATNATEQNLTSPRSTFYEENSTDYQPPTYCYETPPQEPRFHPGESTSFQTETEMRSLCWDPVSSTQKVQTSPTSSPRRGRRRSRDVPPSPNVLKRRRLAANARERRRMNGLNDAFDKLREVVPSLGADHKLSKFETLQMAQTYIAALCDLLERHDGKR
- the LOC124295154 gene encoding uncharacterized protein LOC124295154 isoform X2, with product MGVFFLTRSSHFLESVRKMSRVSDRVETYFKLNRLFLSSIGLWPYQTPWESRMGLSVLFAFTSSLFFMQFLGMLEVRNNMDDVIECLSPLGVAILCGIKVVNAVTNSDKMKNLLTKIQKDWDVSVVSDQETTIVKRYAEEGVKLTKMYAYVMYTGMSFFILPPILSNLQLANSSENKTETRRRLPYIAADYIDTEKYFYLMTLHAYVATVFFVTIIIGVDSTFTVYQQHGCAKFAILRYRLTRIIEPGNLDVDLNPPEIDDFVYKRTKLCIYLHKEAIRYACEIESAYTTAQLFQVGACCLLMSITGLHAVTKLAKPEELVRYFAVILLLMLHLLSYSWPSHELMDQSLSVHRATDGL
- the LOC124295154 gene encoding uncharacterized protein LOC124295154 isoform X3; translation: MGVFFLTRSSHFLESVRKMSRVSDRVETYFKLNRLFLSSIGLWPYQTPWESRMGLSVLFAFTSSLFFMQFLGMLEVRNNMDDVIECLSPLGVAILCGIKVVNAVTNSDKMKNLLTKIQKDWDVSVVSDQETTIVKRYAEEGVKLTKMYAYVMYTGMSFFILPPILSNLQLANSSENKTETRRRLPYIAADYIDTEKYFYLMTLHAYVATVFFVTIIIGVDSTFTVYQQHGCAKFAILRYRLTRIIEPGNLDVDLNPPEIDDFVYKRTKLCIYLHKEAIRYEIEWFRVSIRTRKLLLQMMARSLEVCEITAGKFCLMSMENYCSILSNSMSYFTLLSSMQE
- the LOC124295154 gene encoding uncharacterized protein LOC124295154 isoform X1 is translated as MGVFFLTRSSHFLESVRKMSRVSDRVETYFKLNRLFLSSIGLWPYQTPWESRMGLSVLFAFTSSLFFMQFLGMLEVRNNMDDVIECLSPLGVAILCGIKVVNAVTNSDKMKNLLTKIQKDWDVSVVSDQETTIVKRYAEEGVKLTKMYAYVMYTGMSFFILPPILSNLQLANSSENKTETRRRLPYIAADYIDTEKYFYLMTLHAYVATVFFVTIIIGVDSTFTVYQQHGCAKFAILRYRLTRIIEPGNLDVDLNPPEIDDFVYKRTKLCIYLHKEAIRYACEIESAYTTAQLFQVGACCLLMSITGLHAVTKLAKPEELVRYFAVILLLMLHLLSYSWPSHELMDQSLSVHRATYEIEWFRVSIRTRKLLLQMMARSLEVCEITAGKFCLMSMENYCSILSNSMSYFTLLSSMQE